A portion of the Nitrospirae bacterium YQR-1 genome contains these proteins:
- a CDS encoding PHP domain-containing protein, translated as MKFDCHVHTSPKSSCSIMSPERLLKAAAETGIEAVVLTEHDYLWSAGELNVLRAKCDGALRIFAGAEVSCIEGHFLVFGLHDLKGISYNMQAEKLIAFAHERGAAVVAAHPYRFNWKEGQYCYELDIDGVEILSSNTTKETGRLAEKLANDRGLFQLTSSDAHTDAVIGKYYTIFPEDIATVEELAEFIRCFKR; from the coding sequence ATGAAATTTGACTGCCATGTACACACATCTCCAAAGTCCTCCTGCAGTATAATGTCCCCCGAAAGACTGCTGAAAGCAGCGGCGGAGACAGGGATTGAGGCTGTAGTTCTAACCGAACACGATTACTTGTGGAGTGCCGGAGAGCTTAATGTATTAAGGGCTAAGTGTGACGGCGCCCTTAGGATTTTTGCCGGTGCGGAAGTCTCCTGTATAGAGGGGCATTTTTTGGTTTTTGGTCTGCATGACCTCAAGGGAATATCCTATAACATGCAGGCTGAGAAGCTGATAGCTTTTGCACACGAAAGGGGGGCTGCCGTAGTGGCTGCCCATCCGTACAGATTTAACTGGAAGGAAGGACAGTATTGCTATGAGCTGGATATTGACGGGGTGGAAATATTAAGCAGCAATACAACAAAAGAGACCGGAAGGCTGGCTGAGAAGCTGGCAAATGACAGGGGACTTTTTCAACTCACATCAAGCGACGCCCACACAGACGCTGTTATAGGAAAATACTACACCATATTTCCTGAAGATATTGCAACTGTTGAGGAGCTTGCTGAATTCATACGCTGTTTTAAGCGATAG
- a CDS encoding HPP family protein: MVPPRVNLSEIIWSWTGAFLGIMAVACISYYVIDGTGYTMIIGSFGASAVLIYGAIKSPFAQPRNLIGGHIISAIVGVTSYNLFHNHMWLATSFAVATAIALMHLTRTLHPPGGATALIAVIGGKPIHDLGYMYALVPAGAGAAVMLIIALIVNNIPKTRSYPEYWY; this comes from the coding sequence ATGGTGCCGCCACGGGTTAATTTATCTGAAATCATTTGGTCATGGACAGGAGCTTTTTTAGGTATTATGGCGGTAGCTTGTATAAGCTATTATGTAATTGACGGCACAGGATATACAATGATAATAGGCTCATTTGGTGCCTCTGCGGTGCTAATTTACGGAGCAATAAAAAGCCCTTTTGCCCAGCCGCGAAATCTAATAGGAGGCCATATAATTTCTGCAATCGTTGGTGTTACCAGCTATAACCTGTTCCATAACCATATGTGGCTTGCAACATCCTTTGCTGTGGCAACAGCTATAGCCCTCATGCACTTAACCCGCACGCTGCACCCGCCAGGTGGTGCAACAGCCCTTATAGCGGTAATCGGCGGAAAACCCATACATGACCTTGGCTATATGTATGCACTGGTCCCTGCAGGAGCGGGTGCCGCCGTTATGCTTATCATCGCACTTATTGTTAATAATATCCCTAAAACAAGAAGTTACCCGGAGTACTGGTATTAA